The Nocardioides panzhihuensis genome has a segment encoding these proteins:
- a CDS encoding IclR family transcriptional regulator, translating into MSVTAIPTLASQHDHEGAPRTTSPATPSATKALQILEAFLGAGPKLGVSEIARTAGLPKSTAFRLLRHLEQSGYVERTGRHYVLGRRLFELGNAVQICRPQGIRETAMPHLAELYVATGKTVHLAILEGTDIVFLEKIAGRGGIQPDTYVGGRAPAACSALGKAILSFSDRDHIAAVLESGLVRRTRHSHADPAKFLAELRRANSERIAFDREEAQVGIVCAAVPIMIEGRAIAAVSVSGSATGFNAASITRHLRRAAAAISDEVVSSAA; encoded by the coding sequence ATGAGCGTCACTGCTATCCCCACCCTGGCTAGTCAGCACGACCATGAAGGTGCCCCGAGGACGACCTCCCCGGCGACCCCGTCTGCGACGAAGGCCCTCCAGATCCTGGAGGCATTTCTCGGAGCCGGCCCGAAGCTCGGTGTCAGCGAGATCGCGCGCACCGCAGGGCTGCCCAAGTCCACCGCCTTCCGTCTCCTGCGCCATCTCGAGCAGAGCGGATACGTCGAGCGCACCGGCCGGCACTACGTGCTGGGCCGGCGGTTGTTCGAGCTCGGCAACGCGGTGCAGATCTGTCGTCCGCAGGGCATCCGGGAGACCGCGATGCCGCATCTGGCCGAGCTCTACGTGGCGACCGGCAAGACCGTCCACCTCGCCATCCTCGAGGGCACCGACATCGTCTTCCTGGAGAAGATCGCCGGTCGCGGCGGCATCCAGCCGGATACCTACGTGGGCGGGCGAGCACCCGCCGCCTGCTCCGCGCTCGGCAAGGCGATCCTCTCCTTCAGCGACCGCGACCACATCGCGGCCGTGCTCGAGTCCGGCCTGGTGAGGCGCACCCGACACTCGCACGCCGACCCGGCGAAGTTCCTCGCCGAGCTCCGCCGTGCCAACAGCGAGCGGATCGCCTTCGACCGCGAGGAGGCCCAGGTCGGCATCGTCTGCGCCGCGGTCCCCATCATGATCGAGGGCCGAGCGATCGCCGCCGTCTCCGTCTCCGGCAGCGCCACCGGGTTCAACGCCGCAAGCATCACCCGCCACCTGCGCCGCGCCGCCGCGGCGATCTCCGACGAGGTCGTCTCCAGCGCGGCCTGA
- a CDS encoding TetR/AcrR family transcriptional regulator: MVEKSLREHTTGSRQMILEAALRLAAERGYVGTTMALVRRATGLPPSSLYWHFSNKDQLLAEALEHGYSSWRRVVPRWEPLPTGGDLRDGLLANLRRTTSDTHDAKTDWWRMGLMLALESGPTVGDGPRERFLRIRTQTLADFELWWSEAVGLPPAHTEILARLTLAAHDGLFIHTQTDAYAELDSLRRRLADGLAEVAIHLGKNPAATPVAMDLPPATYEAKSTSREKLVAAALEVAAESGYEGASISRICAAAGLPASSVYWHFANKDDLFSAAVDDSYRAWSRTQSSRQAPSPGIDWATELPRMLTPLVASLRRLPPFLRIGLMLVLPKRPEPLPGRDRFLAVRRQSREDFAGWFRGALGDDGAEHADEMAVLLLVIADGLLFAEALESADMPPVTTSDLLARLIAATPFPTQISH; this comes from the coding sequence ATGGTCGAGAAGTCGCTCCGCGAGCACACCACCGGCTCGCGTCAGATGATCCTCGAAGCCGCGCTCCGACTGGCCGCCGAGCGCGGCTACGTCGGCACGACGATGGCGCTGGTCCGGCGCGCCACCGGCCTCCCGCCCTCCTCGCTCTACTGGCACTTCTCCAACAAGGACCAGCTTCTCGCCGAGGCGCTCGAGCACGGCTACTCCTCCTGGCGGCGCGTCGTCCCGCGATGGGAGCCGCTCCCCACCGGCGGCGACCTCCGCGACGGGCTGCTGGCCAACCTGCGGCGTACGACCTCGGACACCCACGACGCAAAGACCGACTGGTGGCGGATGGGCCTGATGCTCGCCCTCGAGTCCGGGCCGACGGTCGGCGACGGCCCACGGGAGCGCTTCCTCCGGATCCGCACTCAGACACTGGCCGACTTCGAGCTGTGGTGGTCCGAGGCTGTCGGCCTTCCGCCCGCACACACCGAGATCCTCGCCCGCCTGACCTTGGCCGCCCACGACGGTCTCTTCATCCACACCCAGACCGATGCGTACGCCGAACTCGACTCGCTCCGGCGACGGCTCGCCGACGGCCTGGCCGAGGTCGCGATCCACCTCGGGAAGAACCCAGCCGCGACTCCCGTGGCCATGGACCTGCCGCCGGCGACGTACGAGGCCAAGAGCACCAGCCGCGAGAAGCTCGTCGCGGCAGCGCTGGAGGTCGCCGCGGAGAGTGGCTACGAGGGCGCCTCGATCAGCCGGATCTGTGCCGCGGCGGGACTTCCGGCCTCGTCGGTCTACTGGCACTTCGCGAACAAGGACGATCTGTTCTCGGCCGCGGTCGACGACTCCTACCGCGCCTGGAGCCGGACGCAGTCCTCGCGGCAGGCACCGAGCCCGGGCATCGACTGGGCCACCGAGCTGCCCCGGATGCTGACACCTCTGGTGGCCAGCCTCCGCCGGCTGCCCCCGTTCCTGCGGATCGGCCTGATGCTGGTGCTTCCGAAGCGGCCCGAGCCGCTGCCGGGCCGGGACCGGTTCCTAGCCGTACGCCGCCAGTCCCGGGAGGACTTCGCCGGCTGGTTCCGTGGGGCGCTCGGCGACGACGGCGCCGAACATGCCGACGAGATGGCCGTGCTACTGCTCGTGATCGCCGACGGACTTCTCTTCGCCGAAGCCCTCGAAAGCGCCGACATGCCACCGGTCACGACCTCAGATCTGCTGGCGCGACTGATCGCGGCGACGCCGTTTCCTACACAGATAAGTCACTGA